From the Arctopsyche grandis isolate Sample6627 chromosome 11, ASM5162203v2, whole genome shotgun sequence genome, one window contains:
- the LOC143919012 gene encoding uncharacterized protein LOC143919012 — translation MSASWVNSTDMHQQRLFSLQPKQIQTADQIGRNFQDGDMIGAAQIWKKHIEEDLERSHQRKDPTVNTLDVAAESKIKLSMPNKQTPGNITTPRRNDLTIYEKIVLLKQYDALPKCSQRKAASELHISQPLLCKLLKNRDKLLNTSQADCDFARKRRRDGKDTEIEEALFKWYVRARQAEVPISRQILTKKAKDLAEQFGNTKFKATDGWLSRWKQRNNIVFRRAQYKNDAPQNTSTLVTQEPVEQCDPQAAVNSTVSRKENIPVFDNGSGDGLNDGMRKKIDALYEQFSPSSRKRKEDEAENFPNDTARAEDTVLDFSIETAVTKEKNGMNTVKCHPKQEVEENTLPSFDEVTHAVCVLRKAIMSYSCSTLDDYQNIYNIETFINKMYTKDEKPVVENR, via the exons ATGTCAGCCTCGTGGGTCAATTCTACCGACATGCATCAGCAAAGACTGTTCTCGCTGCAACCAAAGCAAATACAGACCGCCGATCAAATCGGAAGAAATTTCCAAGACGGTGATATGATCGGCGCAGCGCAAATTTGGAAGAAACATATTGAAGAAGATCTGGAACGGTCACATCAGCGGAAAGACCCTACGGTCAACACACTCGATGTCGCCGctgaatcaaaaataaaactatct ATGCCCAATAAGCAGACACCGGGAAATATCACCACGCCTAGACGTAATGATTTgacaatatatgaaaaaatagtgTTATTGAAGCAATATGACGCACTTCCTAAATGTAGTCAACGAAAAGCCGCTTCCGAACTGCACATATCACAACCTCTTCtttgtaaattattaaaaaatagggATAAATTGCTCAATACGTCTCAGGCGGACTGTGATTTCGCTCGGAAGCGGAGAAGAGACGGCAAGGATACAGAAATCGAAGAAGCTCTATTTAAATGGTACGTACGGGCGAGACAAGCTGAAGTACCAATCAGCAGACAGATCCTAACGAAGAAAGCTAAAGATCTTGCCGAACAGTTCGGAAATACCAAATTTAAAGCAACAGACGGATGGTTATCTAGGTGGAAACAAAGAAATAATATAGTCTTTAGAAGGGCTCAATATAAAAACGATGCTCCTCAGAATACTTCGACGCTGGTTACGCAAGAGCCTGTAGAACAGTGCGATCCACAAGCTGCTGTAAATTCAACTGTTAGCCGTAAAGAGAACATACCAGTATTTGATAACGGCAGTGGTGATGGTTTGAATGATGGTATGCGGAAAAAAATTGATGCTTTGTATGAGCAATTTTCTCCTAGTTCTCGCAAACGGAAAGAAGACGAAGCTGAAAATTTCCCCAATGATACTGCTCGAGCTGAAGACACGGTATtagatttttcaattgaaacggCTGTGACCAAAGAAAAGAACGGCATGAATACGGTAAAATGCCATCCTAAACAAGAAGTGGAAGAAAATACTTTGCCGTCGTTTGATGAGGTTACGCATGCCGTTTGTGTGCTGCGTAAAGCTATAATGAGTTACAGTTGTTCAACATTAGATGACTATCAAAACATTTACAATATCGAAACGTTCATTAATAAAATGTACACGAAAGATGAAAAACCGGTGGTGGAAAACCGATGA
- the LOC143918723 gene encoding uncharacterized protein LOC143918723 gives MLLRRFSSWCQKQDAIPTARQQNTNTKLRIVSNTSMKVVTSSIHNHTSDDKTPTYNNGSPKHSQWTFYLWNDLEADTKDKTPRQVDVKSVQIRSEKRHQFLIYIRTDKCRYCCRQKDNEHEGLAGACKTLGTNTPRQ, from the exons atgctgctg cgaAGATTCAGCAGTTGGTGTCAGAAGCAGGATGCGATACCGACCGCACGTCAACAGAATACCAATACGAAGCTGAGGATAGTATCTAACACTAGTATGAAAGTAGTGACGTCGTCCATACATAATCACACGTCAGATGACaagacacctacatataataacGGATCGCCAAAACATTCGCAGTGGACTTTTTACCTGTGGAACGACCTTGAAGCTGACACTAAAGACAAAACGCCTCGACAAGTCGATGTCAAAAGCGTCCAAATTCGGTCAGAGAAACGCCATCAATTTCTAATTTACATACGCACCGATAAATGTCGTTATTGTTGTAGGCAGAAAGACAATGAACACGAAGGCTTGGCAGGAGCTTGTAAAACACTTGGAACAAATACACCACGACAATGA